The following proteins are encoded in a genomic region of Triticum dicoccoides isolate Atlit2015 ecotype Zavitan chromosome 1B, WEW_v2.0, whole genome shotgun sequence:
- the LOC119314233 gene encoding uncharacterized protein LOC119314233 — protein MAAAMRFGGGALLRRAPVAAARVRLAHTKPCSPEEMRDAAARVAEIDKAKEELFDKVHGMVTTYDVPRRMSREYMLLMQRLSSQINPRPQDPIWRFCRRHERRNTYYKFLGACTNGLLTGVGIGLLVFVPPKKSVADWWNKVTS, from the exons ATGGCGGCGGCGATGAGATTCGGCGGTggcgctttgctccggcgagcgccCGTGGCGGCGGCAAGGGTGCGGCTCGCCCACACCAAGCCCTGCAGCCCGGAGGAGATGAGGGACGCCGCGGCCCGCGTGGCGGAGATCGACAAGGCCAAAGAGGAGCTGTTCGACAAGGTGCATGGCATGGTTACCACCTACGATGTCCCGCGCAGGATGAGTCGCGAGTACATGCTTCTCATGCAGCGCCTCTCCTCCCAAATCAACCCTAGACCCCAAGACCCAATCTG GCGTTTTTGTCGACGCCACGAAAGACGCAATACTTACTACAAGTTTTTGGGGGCATGTACGAATGGCCTTTTGACTGGAGTTGGCATCGGCTTGCTCGTGTTTGTTCCACCAAAAAAGTCTGTCGCGGACTGGTGGAACAAAGTTACTAGTTGA